aatagaaattaaaacaCACATTAATAAAATCCTATTGACTATAACAAAGGtaagtcatgactcatgagtgtTGTAGCACTTTATTGACTTGACTGCACAATTGGTCGGTGCTACTTTTGATATCTTAAATGCCTATTTCAGTATCAGAGCATCTCTGACatcttatctaaattttttattatttggacagttaataataatattttttttttgagcaaattaGCAACAATATTTACCTTTAACTTGCTCACGTTTTCAAATTCACCTTTCAatagtttttatattcttttttatttcgtttaaatattattattttatttattttttaaactttatttttccttcctctatttattttaaacaattatatttttaataaaaattgttacattcataatattttttgtaatactttcataaaaatcataacaaaatcttatataaaaaattgttataaattttaattttaacccatcattaaaattatatttttacccactaatattaattaataacaatatatttcttaaaatttattataaaaatattataataatatttctaaattGACATTTCTTATTCTTCATATTATTTCCCCTATCTTTCCATCATAAGTttcctcttttgtttttctttttattttttctccaccacacaCGTATACCCATATATCTCCctcctctcctttttcttctttactttcCACTTGAATCCATAACCTCCCTCTCTCTGTCTTTCTCCAGCTCTCTCGCCATCTTTTCCTCTGTGAGGACCAAACTCTCTCTTTTCCcaatcaaattccaaatttccaGTTCGATTCTATTCCAGCACACTTTCTTGAAAATCATCATCCTTTTAACCATTTCTCAATCACAGTCAAAACCTTTCAAATTTCCCGCATTCACTCATCTCTTATATATAATTCCCATTTCATTACATCTTAATTTGATATTTCTTTCCTCCTTCTACTCCTCTTTTTAGATCTTTTCCAGTCTTCAGTTAACAGATCATACTGATGGCTTCCCCAACTAAAGAAGAATTaacctcctcttcttcttccatgCTGCGATGGAGCTATGATATCTTCTTGAGTTTTCGAGGTGAAGACACACGTTATGGTTTTACAGGCTATTTATACGATGCTTTGTGTAGCTATGGCTTAAACACCTTCTTTGATACCAATCTTGAGAGGGGAGAAGAAATTTCAAAGGAACTTCTTAAAACCATTGAAATGTCAATGATTTCGATCGTTGTATTGTCTGAAAATTATGCATCTTCAAATTGGTGTTTGGATGAACTTGTCAAGATTCTTGAGTGCAGAAAAACTAGACGGATCCGAAAGGTTTATCCAATTTTCTACAAAGTGATTCCATCCGAAGTTAGAAAAAAGGAGGGAAAGTTTGGGAAAGCACTAGAtaaccatgagaaaaaattcaaagacGACATGGAGAAGGTTAAGAGATGGAGGGAAGCTTTAACTGAAGTAGCTAACTTGTCTGGACATGAATACAAGAATGGGTATGTATTTAACTAATACCTACTCTTGTGTGATTTTATgagttacaaatttttaatggttttgGTATTCCCACTAAATGCCAAGTTATgaaagtattttatatatatccctttttttacttactttgtAGTTAAGCTATAAAGGTCGATGATATTGATAGCAATGGAATAATTTTGACTCAGATAATGTTATCCATTAGTGAGACTCtatgttcttttatttgttATAAACTTTTACTTGTTCTATTATGACTACTAAATGCCGAATTATGAAAgcatattttaaggtaaaaatttgaatatattcttttttcccCTATTAAATGGTAGAAATAGAAGAATTTAATCggataatattaataattaaaattttctctcatttaattcttagaaaatttttccaaaatttcgTAATCTCATATTATAAGTTTGTTTCCTCACTAAGGGAGTTTCCGTgcaattttttgctaaaagctCAACTCTAattttctaaccaaaaaaataataataataataataataatgaatgtgTTAAATGATAATTATCAATCAATCCTTTAAattatataacatttactttaattaaaaatatgtcaattttttaatgCACAAAATTGGATATATTTAACTCAGTTGATCTACATATTTATATTTACTTTGACTACAActcattatttgtttttaatgctttgtgattttgttgttgcagtgaatatgaatatgaatttatcaaaagaaTTATTGAAGAGATATCAAGTATTAAATCAATTCACATAAAATTACCTATTGCTAAATATCCAGTTGAAGTAGATTCTCAAGCAGAAGCCATAGAATCGCTTTTAGATGTGGAGTCCAATGGTGTTTTCATGGTAGGAATCTATGGTCTTGGGGGAGTGGGTAAGACTACAATCTCAAAAGCCGTTTATAATAGAATTAATGATTGTTTTGAAGGAAGCTGCTTTCTAGAAAatgttagagaaaattcaaagaCAGACGCTGGCATTATCCAATTACAAGAGAGACTGCTTTCTAAGATCTTACGAAGTAGAATTGTTAAGGTGAATAGTGTACTTGAAGGAATCACTATGATAAAAGAAAGGTTCTGCAATAAGAAAGTTCTTTtaattcttgatgatgtggatcaatcaaaagagatagaaaatttgCTTGAATATTGTAACTGGCTTGCTTCAGGAAGCAGAGTCATCATAACAACAAGAGACATAAATGTTCTACCCAATGTTGGAAGAGATCCTCAAATAAGAACTTATGAGGTTCAAAAAATGAATCCACGTGATGCTCGTGTTCTTTTCAATATGCACGCCTTTGGAAGCAATAATCCTAAGCAAGGATATTCAAATCTTGTAGAGCAAATTATGTCTTATGCTGATGGCCTTCCATTAGCTCTGGTAATAATGGGTTCTGATTTGTATGGCAAAAGTATAGATCACTGGACATGTGCAGTCGAAAAGTATAAGAAGATTCCACATGGAGAAATTACTAATAAACTCAAGATTAGTTATGATGGAttggaaaaaagagaaagggatatttttcttgatattgcatgtttttttaagGGATTTAAAATGGACGAAGTTGTGAATGTATTAGATGCTTGCAAATTCTCTTCAAGTTTGGGTATTAGTAAACTTATTGAAAAGTGTCTCATAACTGTTGACATATGGGGCATATTGTGGATGCATGACTTGCTACAACAAATGGGTAGAGAAATCGTTGAACAAGAATCTAATGAACTTGAAAATCGTAGTAGGATATGGTGTTATGAGGATGCTTATAAATTGCTGATTGAAAACatggtataaatttttttgctccaccttttttttcccaaatactTTTCATTGATTGTTTTTCCCTGTTCAATATCgcagaaaatataattttatcatatatgtttcatttaaagttttaaaattgttaTACTTTTGTCAAATTCTATTATGAAGTGCAACTAATTCTTTGTCCTATCTAGGGGTCGAATAAAATTCGAGGCATAATGTGGTACTCACCTAAACCAAGATTGGTGAAATTGCAAGTTGATGCTTTCAAAAATATGAGAAATCTCAAATTTCTCTTAGTTGAGAATGTACGAATTTCTAAAGGGCTTAAATATCTCCCCAACGAGTTAAGATTGCTTCAGTGGTCAGAATATGATTTTCCCTTGCCATTAAAATTTTACCCTCACAGTCTTGTTGTGTTGAATATGCCAAATAGTCGGATTAGATTGGAGAAACTATTAAAACAGGTATGAGTATTagtatatatgattttttattttttattttttttgaaatgatgaattttgatttctttaaatgttattttaaaaatttgtggaaataatttttttttttttttaaccgtaGGGTCGCGCATTTGAAGCATTGAAAAATGTCAATCTCGATGGGTGTAAATTCATTACAAAATTACCTTCCTTATTATGCGCCCCAAACTTAAAGAATTTGGACATGTGTTACTGTGTAAATTTAATAGAGGTTCATGAGTCATTTGGATATCTTGATAAGCTTGCAAGTTGGGACCTCACACACTGCCGAAACCTTAAGATTCTTCCAAGCCTCCTCGTGCTAAGAtcccttaaatattttaatctaTGTTACTGCAGAAGGCTTGAGAAGTTTCCTGCTATTTGTGCCCCAAACTTAGAGTCATTGGACATTCCTCTTTGTAAAAACTTAATAGAGGTTCATGAGTCAGTTGGAGATCTTGACAAGCTTAAAAGGTGGTACCTCGAAAGCTGCATAAAACTTGAGATTCTTCCAAGCCGCCTCCAGCTGAGATCCCTTGAATACCTGAATCTAAGAGACTGCGGAAGGCTCGAGAAGTTTCCTGCTATTTGTGCCCCAAACTTAGAGTCATTGGACATTTCTTATTGTAAAAACTTAATAGAGGTTCATGAGTCAGTTGGAGATCTTGACAAGCTTAAATGGTGGAACCTCGAAAGCTGCATAAAACTTGAGATTCTTCCAAGCCGCCTCCAGCTGAGATCCCTTCAAAGCTTGGACCTAAAAAACTGCGGAAGGCTCGAGAAGTTTCCTGCTATTTGTGCCCCAAACTTAGAGTCATTGGACATTTCTTATTGTAAAAACTTAATAGAGGTTCATGAGTCAGTTGGAGATCTTGATAAGCTTAAATGGTGGGACCTCGAAAGCTGCATAAAACTTGAGATTCTTCCAAGCCGCCTCCAGCTGAGATCCCTTGAATACCTGAATCTAAGAGACTGCGGAAGGCTCGAGAAGTTTCCTGCTATTTGTGCCCCAAACTTAGAGTCATTGGACATTTCTTATTGTAAAAACTTAATAGAGGTTCATGAGTCAGTTGGAGATCTTGATAAGCTTAAATGGTGGGACCTCCAAAGCTGCATAAAACTTGAGATTCTTCCAAGCCTCCTCGGGCTAAGATCCCTTCAATATTTTGATCTAAGGTACTGCGGAAGGCTTGAGAAGTTTCCTGCTATTTGTGCCCCAAACTTAGAGTTATTGGACATTTCTCTTTGTAAAAACTTAATAGAGGTTCATGAGTCAGTTGGAGATCTTGATAAGCTTAAAAGGTGGTACCTCGAAAGCTGCATAAAACTTGAGATTCTTCCAAGCCGCCTCCAGCTGAGATCCCTTCAAAGCTTGGATCTAAAAAACTGCGGAAGGCTTGAGAAGTTTCCTGATATTCACCCTGAAATGAAATATTTGCGGGGTTTATATTTGCGGGCTAATAGTGGTATTAGAGAATGGCCTTCATCGTTCACGCATCTCACCAAAGGGCTTCACCGTTTAGAGCTATCTAACAATGAAAACCTTTGGAATTTTCTGCATAGCCGCAATAAATTGCAACTGCTCGAGGAAATAGATATTCCCACTGCCAATTCCTTTGATGGCTTTTTGGGATATGGGTTTCTGAGCTTGACATATCTGCGGCTCAACTCTTGGGATGGAGATATAACGGAATTAGATTTTCAATACTTCCCCCTATTGAGAGAACTTCATATATATGATTCCAATATTATTAGTATTCCCCAAAGCATTAGCGGATTAGCTAGATTAGAAACTATTCACATACGAAATTGTAAGCGGCTTCGGGAAATTCCAACGCTTCCACAATCTGTAAGATGTGTGTCTGTAAGCAAATGCCCGTCGGTGGATCCACAATCAGTTAGCAGATTATTGATTCAGGTGAggtctctctccctctccctttaTGTTTAGGtaataaataatcaaattttttttctacttttctaGACTTCAATTTCCTGTATTTGCTTAATGTAAACAGTTTGGAGGTGCAAGAAGCAACATATCAATGGATCCCTTTCATGACTCTGAATCTGACTCTGACTCTGACTCCGACTCCGACTCTGACTCTGAATCTGAATCTGAATATGAAATTTCGTACCATCTTACAGTACCAGTAACAGAGATTCCAAAGTACTTAAAATTCAACCATTAGACTTTTGGAAATTCCGTATCCTTCTGGGTtggtaaaaagttttcaaaattagcCATCTGTATTGCTTTTCGAACGGGGGAGGCACATATGTACCATAATTGTCATGTTAACATTTCCATCAATGGGTGTAAACAACTATATTCAGGTTTCTATAAAAATTGGACAGAAGAGGAACTGTGGTTATTGACTATACCCCTTGAGAAATTGAATAAACAAAAACTATCTGAACAGAATCACATTGAAGTTGAGGTTATACCAATAAATCATCTTGATTTGATAAAATGGTTGGGGGTCAATGTGGAATGCACCTGCTATCCTCAAAATTCAGATGTTGCTTGCTTGCTGCTTCCGTGTGCTATGAATGGTTGTGGGTCTTCCTCGATTCCAAATGACACTGAGCTCCCGCCTTTGCTACATGTTTCCTCCACTTCTTATGCTTCAGATTCAGATCACAGGGTTCTTAACAATGGAagaaacttatcaaaaaaaaaaaaaaaaacaatggaagAAATTACATACTTGCTGGAATAGGACTCCAAAAGCGAAGAAGAATTTGTCTCTGACGGCAAAGCCCAGCAGAGAGCGGAGCTGTAAACTTTGGAGATGGAGCTCTTCTCTTATTCAATCTCTTCTTCATTTTCCAAACAACACATAATTATGATGTTAGAAAATATCCTCGAAGACACAGTAGACCATTCTTTgggtgcctctctctctctctctccctttcttaaTTTCATGTTATTCGATTTGGCTTTTGTTGTTTCATGTCCATTTTTTGTTGCTTTGGTGAATGCAATGCTTAATATTGAAATGGACTGGAATCTATGATGGTTTTTATAATATGCATTTGCTATGTGTGCTGAATCTGTATATTGTTACTTTTTTACCAAAAACCGAAATACTTGAGTTCAACTTGAATGAAGATTCAAGATGATATTGaggttatatatataagttgggTGAGCTGTAAGTCAACTTGAAGGAATAGACTTAATAAGATCTCTTACTATTTTTCCAATCTTCTGTTTTGACGGATGAATGTGGGGTTATGGTATGTAGAGTATCACTGTATTACGAAGCAAAGAAAGCTATCCtgatttcatttgttttgttattattattattatcatattcattcttcttcctttttaacAACATTTGGTATGTAATTGTTTAATTTCCTTCAATGTTTGAATCCGTTTAAGGTGCAGTTGCATTTTTCCTTctaattaaagaataataaataatgcatTGAGCATGTTTTGAGTAGTACATAGTGAGATCAAATCATATTTAGAAGAAACTGCTAAACTTTGCAGTTCTGTTCATCTGGTGTAAATCAGATTGGGAGTAAATATGGACCAGATTTCGTGAAGTGAAGTGGTAGAACTTGACTTGGGATTCATATATTATTCCTAACACTcccttattattttgttgtcttGCTTAGAGAACTAGACATTCCACATGAGATAGGCTATGAAAATGATGAAGGTGACATGTTATGCATCTTCTGCAGGATCTACCTTGCAAGTAGGAATCATCACTTGTTCATTGAGTTTGAGTATCCTTTCTCAAAGAGGCTTTAAGAGAAATTTAAGTCATGGTGTCTAATAAATTACCAGGTACATATCAGCATGCATGAAGTGGTTTTGTGGGATACAAATAAGTTGAAGGGTAAAAGCTTTATATGCATCATATGCAAACTTGCTTGGTCTATAATGTTTTATTATGTTTGGCTTCAAAGAAATGCTCATGTATTCAGTGGCAATGTCAAATCTAATGAGACTATCCTCCTTATGAGAAGAGTCAAAATTTTGCTATTGAATAGTCCCATGTTAATtggaaatttctttattttttatgatagcCATATTTGTGGGGTTCTATAATGCTTATCTATAGTTCTCCCTATGAATTTTTGTGTACTTCTTTTCTACATCGTCAAACCAAGTACAACAAAAGCGTGCATTTAAACCTGAATTTGCTTGCAGCCAAATCTTGATCTTCTAACtaaaagtacttttttttttaattgatctCATTGCTCCCATGCTTActattcttttccattttctatcttttctaATGTGGTTTCACTGTTGAGAACTTTTAGATTTGGATAGAAAGCATAAGAAAATGTaacttttttggaaaatttccTGCAACAATTAAGAATCATATCCTTTACTAGTTAAAAGACGGACGTGAATGAGATTTCTATATTCTgtgcaattatatatattttttcaagttATATCGTTGTTTTTTAATGTATTCTGGATTTatgatattatatttaatattaagtaGATTAGGTGTTAAAGGTTCAACTTTTAGACATTAAAATGCTTTAGATCTATAAAGGCATGCTGGATCATGTAATGCTTATTGTGATAAAATCTTGAAAGGGCCCATTCGTCTAAATGATTATTTCTGCTGCTTCTTTTTTGGTTCAAGGGAGTTTCAAACCTCTGAGGCATCACTGTACAGAAGTTATTTTGCTGATCCCCTGCCTTACTAATCTCTTAACCAATTTTGCCTTCCATTTGATAGCATCTGATAGCTACAAAAATCCAtatctttttccctttttgtttcCAAGGCCAACTTCTTCACTTAAGAAGGAGAAATGTTGCATTGTAAAGTGAAAAGTAAGCTCCTCTGCTATTGcatgaactaaaattttattattcagtcAATTAAGATTTAGAAAGTTAAATCCATTTCTAATAATTAATTGTTtcaaatctttatttatttgtatgttTGACTATGAATGTGGAGCAGCTGTTACAATGGACTATACCTATGTTCAAGTCATCAAGATATCCCACTTCTACATCTTAAAAGGTGGGTAACTCATTTACGTTATCTTCAAGATGTCATCTTTGGAAGTGCTACTAGCTTTGAAGTACTAAGAGTAATTTcacattttgaattcaaatactgAGACAataatttgattcttttaatCCAAAATGATATTTGGTCTGCTTGACAAATGCCAACCAATCTTGTTAAGATATTTTTCGATGTTCCATTATTTTGGACAAGATAAATGAAATTCTCGTAACTTATGAACCTTGCCTAATgagcaaaagagagagatttaaaACATAAGATAAGTGATATGCCTTGTAGGTGTTAtttatcttaattttctttGCCAAAAAAATTGAGATAGGTGTTTGttgagattttggtttttctggtgatatttcattattttttacataataaatccATGCTAGGTCTTACTGGAAAAGAACTGACATAACAGATTTCATCATAAGACTACTCAAGCAACTAATTGTTGGAAACTTAGGAGAGGTTGCCAATGGAAGATGATTTTCAGTTGAAAAGTATTGGGATTACTAAGTTTGTGAATAAGACTGAATGCATGGGATCTTTTCTCATAGAAGCTAAATGGCTAGTGGGAATTGGGAACTCTATTCCTATCATCTTTTCCCACACTCTTTGGCCTATTGGATCCATGGAAACAAAGTGGTGCTTGAAGCAATAAGTGTTAACGCTAGTAAAGTCCCGAGTCCCACCGTTTACCTATTTGCCATTAGGAGGGATGCAGCAAACACATGGGAAGTGGGCACCTAttaaatttcaacaattttaTAGTTTGTTAAAATTGACAAGCACTAATTAAGATTGAAGGGAGTAAAagcaattgaaatcaattaagAAGTGCTGCATTTCTTGTAGAGATGAAATTGGGAcctattttttggattttttttttctcaataattttattataccTGTAATGTGCTCTACAATGCCACAGTTGTTTGTTTGGTGAGTGAAGCACTacttttataaaagaaaagtgaCGGGTGAGGTTGTCGATTTAAGATTAGTACATGTGCAATCActatcttttttaaataaaaaattatgtgtcACTTTCATTTGGTTGTATCTATCACCTATATAAGTGGGGTATATCTATTATAAGACCAAGTGCACATGTAAATtactaataaagaaaattatctGCAGATCAGCAGATGTATTAGTTGAATTTCaccaaatagtttttttttttttttttttttgttaatgaacCTATCAATAATGGGAATGCCTCAAATACTGACACTTTCATTTTGGTGTATCTATTGCCTATATAAGTATAGAGTTATGTTGATAATTAGTACCAGTACATGTCATATTTTTAGTGTAAgttgtaaattttgttattgttatccCTCTTCTTTATCCTCACTATTCTTTTTCTGGACTAGCAACTATTAATCACTataccaagttttttattatatgtctTTGTCTTGTAGCATTTTCCCACAACTTAAAGTTTCTTGGCAGTATAGCACATGAACATACGTTGAAGGtgtgaatctctctctctctctctctcataatatGTCTATACAATGATGTGAAACCTGTAGAGaattcaataaatataattattgttGGATGCTTCAAATGGTTGTGTATTACGTATGGTGTGTATGCTgacaataattaaatacatgagatttttttttttttactgacaACTCATGATTAGGGCATTTTCTTGAGTCAATATTTTGGGGGGAACAAGGTCAGTTTCTTGAGATTATTTAAAAGCATTGGTCAAACGGGTTGCATTTCCCTCATTGTTCAATTTGTTGCCATCACTGtgtagttgttttttatttttatttttaaaaaaacttaatgtcAAAAGTGATCTTTGCTACATTTTATTGCAAACTTCTAAacttgtataaatatatatttgatagaGTAGGTGGAAGTTGAGATAGGGGCTTAACACCTATCAAATGCACGTGTaacttacctatcaaaaaatatatatatttaaaagatgTTGCAATATCTTCTTTGTATTATGAGCAACCATCAACTCTGAATTTCTTTAATGCAACAATgggattttgattattatttgTAGTTCTTTTGAATGAATGACATAACTTTAACTAAAGAAACAGAGAGATAACCTGGACCAAACGAGGAACATAGCCAAACCAGAAAACACTTTGAACTACTTAATTCAATCAAACACAGAGGAAAGGGCCATGCCTCAAACTACACAAACATCTAATTGGAATTGTATTCATGATGATTttatgcacccaaaaaaaaaaaaaaaccattatataTCCAGCTCATGCCTAAAAGATTGagatttaattgatttattgtGAGGTTCCGGAAAAAAGTCTAACAAGTCAAGCTACTGTGACAACCATGATAGTGTTAAGATGGACGAGGAAATTAGTGATCCAAATATTAACAAAGGTATACCATGtcttttaaggaattttatgtgaaaaaatatCTCACATCTTTCATCTTTTGAGAAAACCCTTAATCATTTTCatcaaatattatttcattGGAATGCTTTTAAACCAATTCATTTGAAG
The sequence above is drawn from the Quercus robur chromosome 7, dhQueRobu3.1, whole genome shotgun sequence genome and encodes:
- the LOC126692830 gene encoding disease resistance protein RUN1 isoform X6, whose product is MESIAVWQGATLGGIVAWILISSYLNVTRKLRSFVQPWVAHHVIAGTPLIFQIQKYQHWFFDALFSGLSCVVSVPFYTAFLPLLFWSGHGRLARQMTLLMAFCDYLGNTIKDMVSAPRPSSPPVRRITATKDEEDNALEYGLPSSHTLNTVCLSGYLLHYVLSYIQYEDVSMKFVGLALVCLFVSLIGFGRIYLGMHSLIDIIGGLGIGLVILAFWLTVHKHVRQFYCFRTKCEYEYEFIKRIIEEISSIKSIHIKLPIAKYPVEVDSQAEAIESLLDVESNGVFMVGIYGLGGVGKTTISKAVYNRINDCFEGSCFLENVRENSKTDAGIIQLQERLLSKILRSRIVKVNSVLEGITMIKERFCNKKVLLILDDVDQSKEIENLLEYCNWLASGSRVIITTRDINVLPNVGRDPQIRTYEVQKMNPRDARVLFNMHAFGSNNPKQGYSNLVEQIMSYADGLPLALVIMGSDLYGKSIDHWTCAVEKYKKIPHGEITNKLKISYDGLEKRERDIFLDIACFFKGFKMDEVVNVLDACKFSSSLGISKLIEKCLITVDIWGILWMHDLLQQMGREIVEQESNELENRSRIWCYEDAYKLLIENMGSNKIRGIMWYSPKPRLVKLQVDAFKNMRNLKFLLVENVRISKGLKYLPNELRLLQWSEYDFPLPLKFYPHSLVVLNMPNSRIRLEKLLKQGRAFEALKNVNLDGCKFITKLPSLLCAPNLKNLDMCYCVNLIEVHESFGYLDKLASWDLTHCRNLKILPSLLVLRSLKYFNLCYCRRLEKFPAICAPNLESLDIPLCKNLIEVHESVGDLDKLKRWYLESCIKLEILPSRLQLRSLQSLDLKNCGRLEKFPDIHPEMKYLRGLYLRANSGIREWPSSFTHLTKGLHRLELSNNENLWNFLHSRNKLQLLEEIDIPTANSFDGFLGYGFLSLTYLRLNSWDGDITELDFQYFPLLRELHIYDSNIISIPQSISGLARLETIHIRNCKRLREIPTLPQSVRCVSVSKCPSVDPQSVSRLLIQFGGARSNISMDPFHDSESDSDSDSDSDSDSESESEYEISYHLTVPVTEIPKYLKFNH
- the LOC126692830 gene encoding disease resistance protein RUN1 isoform X4, yielding MESIAVWQGATLGGIVAWILISSYLNVTRKLRSFVQPWVAHHVIAGTPLIFQIQKYQHWFFDALFSGLSCVVSVPFYTAFLPLLFWSGHGRLARQMTLLMAFCDYLGNTIKDMVSAPRPSSPPVRRITATKDEEDNALEYGLPSSHTLNTVCLSGYLLHYVLSYIQYEDVSMKFVGLALVCLFVSLIGFGRIYLGMHSLIDIIGGLGIGLVILAFWLTVHKHVRQFYCFRTKCEYEYEFIKRIIEEISSIKSIHIKLPIAKYPVEVDSQAEAIESLLDVESNGVFMVGIYGLGGVGKTTISKAVYNRINDCFEGSCFLENVRENSKTDAGIIQLQERLLSKILRSRIVKVNSVLEGITMIKERFCNKKVLLILDDVDQSKEIENLLEYCNWLASGSRVIITTRDINVLPNVGRDPQIRTYEVQKMNPRDARVLFNMHAFGSNNPKQGYSNLVEQIMSYADGLPLALVIMGSDLYGKSIDHWTCAVEKYKKIPHGEITNKLKISYDGLEKRERDIFLDIACFFKGFKMDEVVNVLDACKFSSSLGISKLIEKCLITVDIWGILWMHDLLQQMGREIVEQESNELENRSRIWCYEDAYKLLIENMGSNKIRGIMWYSPKPRLVKLQVDAFKNMRNLKFLLVENVRISKGLKYLPNELRLLQWSEYDFPLPLKFYPHSLVVLNMPNSRIRLEKLLKQGRAFEALKNVNLDGCKFITKLPSLLCAPNLKNLDMCYCVNLIEVHESFGYLDKLASWDLTHCRNLKILPSLLVLRSLKYFNLCYCRRLEKFPAICAPNLESLDIPLCKNLIEVHESVGDLDKLKWWDLESCIKLEILPSRLQLRSLEYLNLRDCGRLEKFPAICAPNLESLDISYCKNLIEVHESVGDLDKLKWWYLESCIKLEILPSRLQLRSLQSLDLKNCGRLEKFPDIHPEMKYLRGLYLRANSGIREWPSSFTHLTKGLHRLELSNNENLWNFLHSRNKLQLLEEIDIPTANSFDGFLGYGFLSLTYLRLNSWDGDITELDFQYFPLLRELHIYDSNIISIPQSISGLARLETIHIRNCKRLREIPTLPQSVRCVSVSKCPSVDPQSVSRLLIQFGGARSNISMDPFHDSESESEYEISYHLTVPVTEIPKYLKFNH
- the LOC126692830 gene encoding disease resistance protein RUN1 isoform X11 — its product is MHSLIDIIGGLGIGLVILAFWLTVHKHVRQFYCFRTKCEYEYEFIKRIIEEISSIKSIHIKLPIAKYPVEVDSQAEAIESLLDVESNGVFMVGIYGLGGVGKTTISKAVYNRINDCFEGSCFLENVRENSKTDAGIIQLQERLLSKILRSRIVKVNSVLEGITMIKERFCNKKVLLILDDVDQSKEIENLLEYCNWLASGSRVIITTRDINVLPNVGRDPQIRTYEVQKMNPRDARVLFNMHAFGSNNPKQGYSNLVEQIMSYADGLPLALVIMGSDLYGKSIDHWTCAVEKYKKIPHGEITNKLKISYDGLEKRERDIFLDIACFFKGFKMDEVVNVLDACKFSSSLGISKLIEKCLITVDIWGILWMHDLLQQMGREIVEQESNELENRSRIWCYEDAYKLLIENMGSNKIRGIMWYSPKPRLVKLQVDAFKNMRNLKFLLVENVRISKGLKYLPNELRLLQWSEYDFPLPLKFYPHSLVVLNMPNSRIRLEKLLKQGRAFEALKNVNLDGCKFITKLPSLLCAPNLKNLDMCYCVNLIEVHESFGYLDKLASWDLTHCRNLKILPSLLVLRSLKYFNLCYCRRLEKFPAICAPNLESLDIPLCKNLIEVHESVGDLDKLKWWDLESCIKLEILPSRLQLRSLEYLNLRDCGRLEKFPAICAPNLESLDISYCKNLIEVHESVGDLDKLKWWYLESCIKLEILPSRLQLRSLQSLDLKNCGRLEKFPDIHPEMKYLRGLYLRANSGIREWPSSFTHLTKGLHRLELSNNENLWNFLHSRNKLQLLEEIDIPTANSFDGFLGYGFLSLTYLRLNSWDGDITELDFQYFPLLRELHIYDSNIISIPQSISGLARLETIHIRNCKRLREIPTLPQSVRCVSVSKCPSVDPQSVSRLLIQFGGARSNISMDPFHDSESDSDSDSDSDSDSESESEYEISYHLTVPVTEIPKYLKFNH